The Cololabis saira isolate AMF1-May2022 chromosome 18, fColSai1.1, whole genome shotgun sequence genome contains the following window.
TGGGATGTGACACACAGAAAAGGGCGAGAGGCCtacttctttttgttttgtactTTCCTTCCATGCAATTACCAAAATCCCCAAACAAAAGACCAACTTGTGATAGAAAGTCTTGTAGAAATCTTTTTAAGATTTCTCACCAGCCAACCAGCCCATTTCCAAGCTGCTGTAGAAGCCAGAGCTGGGCTGGGATCTGAGAAGGATGGAAAAGCTCATTAGAAAAGATGAATGAGTTAACACTAGAGGCTAATTACAGATTTGCACACGTAATTACATTGGATAATATCCTAAAATGATATTCAACGCCAGTTAAATAGagtaaaattagatttttttgttaaaaaaaaggacaaatgtattttacttttggaatgagcagaaaatgaaataaaacgatgTAGCAGTTATTCACCATGAAAGGAAAATAACAGTAAATAAAGTGCAAATTGACACCAGGTCTGGTTTCTAgttttaaagcaagagaaactTGGAGTAATTGGGAACCTATTTATTTGTTGAagtcatatttttttgtttactaCGGTATAAATACACTCACCAGGAAGTAATGCttccttttgtgttttcttgaGGACTGCTGTTTTATTGAAACAGGTTAAATCACAGTAACTCAAGGCAATTAATGCACCTTCATCTTGTCACCTGTGACTCATCTTTATTCCTGGAAGCAGGAAAACGCTCGCTGATGGAGCGTTCAACCACCttctgttgccaggcaacaaacGCAGTTTCATGCACTAAGCAGGACTATGCCTGATTTCTCTTAGCAACACAAATCTGGTCCTCGTCACCTAATTGTATGGTCCAAATGCTGACTAAAATGGCCACGCTTCTTTCACAGCAATATTTATTAGAAGAGATGAAACGTGTATCCCTGAAAAGTGAATTAATAGCATATTTACAAACTTTATCTCAAGAAATGTGCAGAAAGAAACCCGAAGAGTGCCCTCTAAATTATAGTGCCTGTGTATATATTACTTATTATGGGAAAGTAACACTTTACATACCGGTTAGTACCTGAGTAAGGCTTAAGTAACACTTCAGAGTATCTACTTTGCAATAATGATTCTATATTACGCGTATGATTACAATGGCAAGAGTTGAACACATTATTGTTGTAGTACTTGCTACCTTCTGCAAGTCTCTGCCCTAACTGGTCAGCTGGCTGGTCAACAATGACCGTGCAAATGTCTGCAGCTCATTTCTCTGTTGGAGGCGTGACAAACTAGCCACAGGGATTACACAAATGTCcgacatgttgatgtaaaaaattGAGGAAGAAATACTTGAATTACTTGCAAAAATTCCCAGACAGTTCAGAAGCAGAGCTTGGCCTGGCTTTAAAACCTTGCAGACTTTTCACAAggtgaaaagaaaaacttttatATAAGGTaatattttgtattgaggggggtTACAATAACAACACCTAATCTGTGTGAGAACAAATAAAACGCAAAGCTGTGCATTGACACACACTGTTATTTCAGCCATTGATGGCACTGATGAGAGGAAGCCGGAGGCATCTGAACGATCAATCATCATATAATAATTAGATCACAGGAATGTCAGCAGGCATTTGGCAGGCatttgaagaagtaaaaaagtGTACAGGAAACCTGTGCTTTAaagtaaaacttttttttactcagATCTTTTAGAACAGTGACAACATATGGAGATTACCTTacaatgcgtgtgtgtgtgtgtgtgtgtgtgtgtgtgtgtgtttgtgtgtgtgtgtgtttacctcCACATCAGCCCGTTACACATGTAACGGCTGATTTTATGAGGTCAGAGATCAACAGGAGCAAAGAGAAGTGACCTTTTCACCCCAGAGTCAAACTGAGGAGAACGCTGTCACAGCCCAAAACATTCACTTTTACGATTTCTTCAAGTTGAATGAATGCTATCGGACCGCCCTCTGCTTCGCCTGTTACGCTTTACTTTGTAGTGGAAGAGTGTATTTTAAGGTCTTGTTTGAGACATTCGCAGTTACAATATGACTTCCTGCTGGAGTGAAATCCAAATGTTATTTCGAGCGtgaaaagggatttttttttttcttttagaatttttttcatgaaaatgttgaaattgAGTCATGGGATCGGACATCTGGGCCACAGTGGGATTTGTGTGCTGTAGTAACCAGTGAGCTCATGATTATATTTAATGCTGCTTCCTTTTTCTATGCCGAGAGCTCAGCTTTCAACTATGCCTGCGTCGTCTTGTGGGTTTGATCTGCTGACTTGTTTGATCAGGCTCTGCCTGGGtacaggttcaaatcccacaATAAATTCCCTTGAATGTCTGCTGCATACGAGTGAGCTGCACTGTACATTGCGCTACAGTGCATGAAATTCTTGCTTAGCTCACATTTTCTGCCTCACTCCTGCAGCTGAAACTGAAATAACTGCTTGTGAGAAATATTAATTTAAAACCGACATCATGAACGTCCTCAAAAGCATTTCAGATATAAAAGCCATCCAATGGCATGTTAAACTGATTTAGCTAACTTGAGCTTTCAGCTGTGACTGATTTAATGAATAAGATCAGATTAAATGAATTCACGTCCAATACTTGTGTGAAGTTTGATGTTTTAAAACTCAAATGTTTACTGGGGAAAAGCAGATCTACAATGGGGCCTAAGAATATGCTGATGACTCCATTATTGGAGTTTATATGTTAACAGATGCATGATTCATATGTGGCACTATTACTGTTATGCAGCTGCTTTGCTTACATTTCTGATCACTTAGCAAGTTAGAAGATCTGCACACAAAAATATCCTTCGCCTAAATATCAACTCTAGTCACAAGTGACAGTTTCCCAGCAgcccaaacaaaaaaatacataatgCAGAGCAAAGGTTcctcatttgaaggaatatttccTAACTTTTATAAAGCGTTGTCTCTATTATCAACAAAAAGCAGCCAAAGAAGCCAAAACACCTCTGAGCTACGGTGGACATCCTGGCAGAGGCGACTGCCTCAAGAAAAGGATTACAGAAGAACAGATGAGAAAGGCCTCTTTTTCATCTGTTCTTAAACATCTTAAACATTGCTGTAAAAGTTACTTAACCTCCAGGCCTATTGAGGGAGCCAAAGGGctaaaaattgcaaaaaaaaaaaggagtttgCGCTgccataaaaatataaaaacaatgatAAATGAAAAGTTTTATGTGCTTTAAATTTTCATTAGACTCTCTGCAAACTGCATATCCTAAAAAGATCCTTCAAGTGCATTCGATCTTATAACACTGCAGAGTCTTTAGCCTCAGTCTGAATACAAGACTGAATAAATAGCATATTTTTAatgttatatttttaaatgacCTCCTATCGCCTGTCTTCTGCCTTTTCTCAGATCTCAGATTACAgcactttctttctgtcttttctccaaatgtattaTATGATCTAATTTACTAGCCTGCACTTTGtcttctctcgctctctctccttCCTGGACCAAAACCTCCTCCCTGTAGCTCCCGTTCTCCACTCACTTCCTGTTCACAACAATTACCGCACGTTCACCACCGCCTGGGTCACTTAGGCCTTGATCTAGAGTGGTCTCTAGATCAGCCTCAAAGACCCAGATTAAAGTATCTCTGGAAAGAATAGTGTAATAATTTAACTGTTAATGATGTagacaaaaagaagaagataaCGCCGTGACAGATGCTTATGCAGGGCATGCACTGGTACAGCAGCTGATACGGTAGTTACCTCCACTGGTTCTTCAGGGTTCTCTATGATGTGGTCTCTTCTCCCCTTAAAAAGCATCCTTACACCATACTTAGTAGAAATTCAAAAGAATATGATTTTCATAGTGTGTGCCATTGTCTGCCTCTGTGTAAAGTGAGCTGGTGACAAAGCTATTACAAATGTTTGAATGAGTAATCAGTTATCTAATCATATCAGCACCAACGTACAATGGGAAACCACAATatgagtgtgtgcgtgtaggAGTTTTGCTGTAGGTGcttgaaaatgtgctccaattgGGTCCACAAATACTGAAATAGTGGGATTATGTTAAAGGTTGTTTTTTCTCCAGCGCTGAATATAAAACACAGTGTATTATGCTACTTCTTTTGAGAGCGGGCTGCACAAAGGTGCTGCTCTTTTTAACTTGGTTTAAACGTATTATCACTTTAAATACTTaatattaaaattatttttacagGAGGCCTACACTGCAGCTTGTGCTGTGGGTTAAACAAACACCCCTAAAATGTCAATGATAACATTGTATCTTCTATCGTGCTCATGAGTTCACGGTGTTCTTCCCTTACAGGCTGAACGGCGGGCGTACCGAGAAGCGGAGATAAGCATAATGGACGACCTATCAGAGGCTGACTTTCATAAAGAGGAGGAGCCAGCGAGTCCAGCTCCTCCACCTTCTCAACAACACACAGATCCCGCCTCTCCGACAGTAGCTGTGACGCCGGAGCCCGTTGCCAGGGGAGACCAGGCCACGCACAGCGAGATTGAGTACCAGGTATGGCATTCAGCGGTGCATTCTTGTGAATAACAATGTCAGtagaaaaatggaaaataatgCCAACGAGCAAAGGTGAGATTGGTTGATTTTGCTGGTCTGAGTGGCGCCGTGTTGTCTGTGCGTTGTGACAGGATGGCCGGTCCTTCGGCATCGGGACGCTGGTGTTTGGGAAGCTGCGAGGTTTCTCTTGGTGGCCCGGCGAGATCGTTTCCTGGTGGATGAGCGGCCGGAGTCGGGCTGCAGACGGGACTCGTTGGGTGAAGTGGTTTGGTGACGGCAAATTCTCCGTGGTGAGTATCTGTAGTTTTATCAGCCTGATACAGATTTCTAAAAAAGTTGAATAAACCGCCTTAACACATCAAGATTGAAACAAGTGAACAAATTCATAAACTTGGATTTGATATGGGAtgatctttctttttctttcttttttttttcctttttggacTTCAAAGTTTTATTCGATTAATTATTCATGATTCCATTAATTAAGAGAAATCATGTTTAGACTTTGCTACTGAGTCATCATTAAGAGGGGTGTTCAGGGCTGCTCTTTCCTCACATGAACTgtgggttttgtgttttgttttgcaggTTTGCGTGGAGAAGCTAATGCCCCTGACCTCTTTCTCATCTGCCTACCACCAGCCAACGTACAACAAACAGTTCATGTACCGGAAAGCCATCTACGAGGCTCTGAAGGTAATAATCCTCCCGGTGAAGTTACTCAACATTCTTCAACATCAGAGACTCTGTGGCTCTGACTCAAAATCTTTATTGGCCTGTAAAgtgaaggcttttttttttggtatttaaATTAACTCCAAGGCCATTCTTATCTTACGTAACACGATCTACCAATTTACACTGATTCCAGTTGGTACTTTTTGGCATTTGTGGAGGTGTGTTTATTTCAAACTCTGCCCACATTTAGTGAGTGGTAACATGTCAGTCACACAGTGAAATCTATAATTTGTGGGTTGTGTTTTTCCAGTTAAAATGTGCACGATTTTTTAAGTGATACAAAAAacagcagtacacacacacacaaacacactgctTTTTGTTACAGCTATTGTATTACTAAAATGgccatatttatattattatttcaaatctttttacttTTATGTGGGAAACAATAAAGCCAAAGTTGCCTTTCTTGGTTACGGACTAtaattctttgtttattttatggaaAGGCGGCCGGCAAACGGGCAGGGACGACAGCTCCTCCCTGCAATGCGAGCGAGGATCCCGAGGCCATGGAACGCGATACCACACCGATGATCGAGTGGGCCATGACCGGCTTCCTGCCCAACGGGCCACAATCTCTGGACCCCACAGAGGGTGAGCAGCCGTGTGCATCTTAGGGATGCTCATCAGGCTGGGAACGGGAGGATTCTGATAGTTCACGTGTCTTAGAATCCAAATAGCCCAAAAAGGATTTGTAGCCTGCTTCATCCAGGCAGTTTTGATATGATAGGATCGTACAGATGAGCAGTTTCCTCTGATAAGTTGTCTGGAGATACCAGGATGGCTAATTACAACGAAGAGATACAAGAACTTTAACTAGATTCTTTGCTGTGTATGACAGAGATCACCTTAATATTACACATTCTAAATTATACGAATTATTTTGGCTCTTAGCTTTTAAAACATTTAGTCAAACCATACAATGCTCTGAgcgaatgtaaaaaaaaaaaaaaaagggagagagaCTGCGATGAGACGTTTTGTTTGGGAAGATTACCAAGAGACTTTCTCTCTAAAAAACgtgcttttggtttgaaaaaTGGCATTTGGAGActgcacaaaaataaaaaaggtcaaattatacattttattgCAAATTCAAAGGACTTCTCAGGCTGAGAGTTGCACAAAAATACTAGACATACTTTATGAAATTATATTTGACATTTTGACACAAAATAGCCCAGCGTGTGACTGCAAAGAAGACGCACGCATTTCTGGCAGAGAATTTGAAGCAAATAAATCACTTATCATGAGAGAGAATGGTGGCCTTGAATAGATCACGTTAGCATTTCTTTCACTCAAAAGACTATCCAGAGTAAGAAAGAGCAAGGAGAAAGGTGATTTATATAAACTTGAAGAAACTTAGCAGTATACTGGTTTGAATGTTTTAAGGAACATCTCAATGATTAGTAACTTCTGAAGGAAAaggaaatgtgcaaaaaaaaaagatcttttttttcccccccacagGGGAAAAGAATCCATACAAGGAGGTGTACCGAGAGATGTGGACAGAGCCAGAGGCAGCGTATACACCTCCACCTGCAAAGAAACCGCGCAAGAACAcggcagaaaaaggaaagataaGAGAGGTGATCGATGAAGGGACCAGAGGTAAACAGACGTTTCAGCAAAAGCTGCTGTTTTTTTAGACCGTGTCCTCACACTAAAGCAAACCATAGTATGCAAACACCAGAATATTCAcacttgaataaaataaggatacataaataaatacactgcTCAAAAAATTAAAGGAACAGTTTTTTATCAGGGTATGGCATGAATTCAACTGCACTTTTCTGATAAGGTTTTGGTCAGGTACGTGGCAGAGCGGGTTGTTAATCAGTTTCAGCTGCATTAGTGTTGATGGAATTAACAACAGTTGCACTAGAGGGTCAACAACGAGACGGCCTCCAAAACAGGACTGGTTTTGCAGGTGGAGGCCATTTCAAGTTCCTCCCTCTTGATATTTTCTAACTGTTTTCCACAAGTGTTGGCTTTAGCTAGAGTCATTATCACGACTGGGAGCATGAGGCGATTTCTTAACCCTCCTGAAGTTGCACTGATTGTCCAACTCCTTCAGGATGGCACATCCATGCGTGCTGTTGCAAGAAGATTTGATGTGTCTCCCAGTACAGTATCTCCAAAGCATGGAGGAGATTCCAGGAGATGGGCAGTTACTCTAGGAGAGCTGGACAGGGCTGTAGACAGCCCTCATCCCATCAGCAGGACCGATATCTGCTGCTTTGTGCAAGGAAGAACAGGTTGAGCTGCCCGAGCCGACAGAATGACCTCCAGCAGCTACTGGTGTGAATGTCTCTGCCCAAACCGTCAGAAACAGACTTCACGAGGGCGGCCTCAGGGCACGACGTCCTGTAGTGCCCTGTGCTCACTGCTCAGCACCGTGGAGCTCGATTTGGCATTTGCCATAGAACACCAGACTTGGCAAGTGGCCACTGGCGCCCTGTGCTTTTCACAGATGAGAGCACCAGACGTGAAAGGGTCTGGAGAAGCCAGGGAGAGCGCTATGCTGCCTGCAACATCATTCAGCATGACCGGTTCGTTGGTGGGTCAGTGATGGTCTGGGGAGGCGTTTCCATGGAGGGATGAACAGACCTCTACAGTTTAGAGAACGGCAGTCTGACTGCCATTAGGTATCGGGATGAAATCCTTGCACCCGTGGTCAGACCCTATGCTGGTGCAGGaggtcctggttcctcctgatcCACGACAATGCCCGGCCTCATGTGGCAAGAGTATGCAGACAGAATCTGGAGGATGAAGGAATTGACACAATTGAACAGCCCTCACGATCACCTGATCTAAACCCGATAGAACTCCTCTGGGACATAATGTTTCGGTTCATCAGACGCCGCCAGGTTTCTCCTCAGACTTTACAGGAGCTCACTGATGCCCTTAGACAGATCTGGGAGGACTTCCCACAAGACACCATCCGTCGTCTCATTAGGAGCATGCCGCGACGTTGTTAAGCATGCAGACAAGCACGTGGGGGCCACACAAGATATTGAAAAGAATTTTGAGTTGCAGAAATTGAATTTAAGCAAAATGGACGAGCCTGCCACATAATTTTTTCACTTTGAGTTTTGGGGTGTCTATATACTGAGCCCTCTGTAGGCTGAAAACCTTTATTTCCGTCAAAAGATGTGGCATCCTTTTGTTCCTGAGACATTAAACTGTCCATATCAGTATAGACAtccaacattttatttttcaccatTGAAATCTGATGTGTTTTCAAAGTATTCCTTTAATTTTTTGGAGCAGTGTACATCTTTCACAGACATTCTGATAACCTGTGTGACATGTGGtaataatgacattttttgaGTAATAACGTTCctcgtgttttgtttttttccagagagACTTATACAAGAGGTCAAAAAGAAGACCAAGAATATTGAAGGTAAAATCATCTGAAAATGTTTAATCATCTCCTAGGCTAAGTTTAAAATAaagttcgtttttatttattctggtaataatctttttttttccaagagtTTGTTGCTCAAAGGATGAGAAAATATCCCTCCAAAAGGGTTAAAAATATTAGATTTAAACCTTCATTAAAAAAGGAATTGTCTGACTATAAACCAATCATCTGGTTAATGTGTTCCCTCCTTCAACAAATATGTTAAAGTCTATTTTATTATGACACTTTTATTATTGTATAATTGGGTTATTACAAGTAAGTGTGACCAATAGAGTATAATTAAAAGATTCAGAGCTACAATTAAGTGTCAGTTCTAAACATTGTTTGTCAAATAATGTGAGTCATTCCCCCTCAAGTAGAACTGAATCAGTCATTCAGATTTCTGCTGTTTTGACCGATGTGTTTGTTGTGCATTCTGTAATTTCCTGCTGCGGTAGATTGGAGTTGTAAAATATAGAGAGAGGTTTTAAAATCAGCACATCTCAGAAATATGTTAGGTGTTCATTCAATGAACAGCAACATTTCAGGAATTACTAATTAAATACAATAAAGGAGTCAAACAAACTGATGTATGTTGCAGATTTAACATGTTTGCATTATCCGTCTGTTTGCTCAGATATTTGCATCTCCTGTGGAAGTCTCAACGTCTCTCTGGAGCATCCTCTCTTCCTAGGAGCAATGTGCCAGGGCTGCAAAGTAAGAAACCTTTTATCACTGATTGCTTTTGTATTCTTAGTAGCTGTATCATGATGATAAATCAGTTTCCTGTTACTTTTACACAGTTATTGGATAAAGGTAAATAGATTCCTGTCAAATATAGTCAAGAAGAATTTACTGCTCTTACAGTCAGTGCCTTATCTGACATCTGTGGTCGCTACCACCTTGTTATAAATCCGTACAAGTCTACTACCAAGCGTCTGTGTATCCTTGCTCAAATACATACAAGGGGGCATCAAATTCAGATGGCTTGTCTGGATACTGGCACTCTGGAAAACCGGCTGCCGTTTCTGCTACACTCAACGCTGCACTTTCACTGTAACTTCTTCCCTCATGGCTGCAGCAACTTCCTCTGGCAGCAACGTTTCACACAAGACTTGACTTCATTAATGCAGTGGACTGTGAGCATGTTGACGTTTGCCTGTGATGTTGTACATATCTGAATACTGATCTAGTTCTATAAACACAGAGGCTATAAACTCTCTTCCTTTCGCATCTACTGACAGTAGTTTGCACGACATTCAGTAGCCGATAAGTACAGACTGATAACAGGGTGGCGGCACGGCACTGGCTGTACATTCGTTTTTTTATGCACTTTCCATTcacttacaaaataaaaatgacttccCCTTGTCTGTGGAAACCCTATCCCAATATCACATGagtgaaattacatttttgagtcttgtcagaggcttaaaatgGCATCGTTTTAAGTAGGTCGATTGCCCCAAGTACTAATATAAATTGCTATTATGCTTCTGTTctcactcaaaactgctttgattaATGTTGTTTTGATCCCTAATGTAGGTTTACACTCCCTACTGCCTAGTAACAGACCCAGGCTTCTTTTATACTTAAACAGAGTCTCAGCTTCTCACACTTTCAAATTTACTGTAGTGATCACTTCCATCTGTCCATCTTCTAAACCCACCTTTTCCTGCGCCGGGTGCATGTCAGAGCTGTCACTGAGGGGCTGAGTTAATCCCAGACAGGTCTCCAGATAATCACAGGACCAGAGAGGTACAAATGAGATCAAGGAACAGGCACTCTCACACCTACGGACAAGTTAGAGTTAACAATCAACTTAACTGCTAAAGTGCCTGCAGAAAACCCACTGAGGCACCAAGATGATTTGTAAACTCCACAGAGACGGGTCTGAGCCAGGATTCCCACTGGGAACGTTCTCACTATGAAGGGACAGTTAAAACCTCATCCATGCTCCCTTAAGAAGTTCACTTATTCCACACCTACTGCGTTAGTTATTTTAGATAAAAACTGTTGATGTGAGATATTTCACAGACATGTAAACGCAAACCTGGATTTCATAATggtggaaaaacacacacactctcactccTGCTGTTCCTTGACAGAACTCGTTCCTGGAGTGCGCCTACCAGTACGACGACGATGGCTATCAGTCCTACTGCACCATCTGCTGTGGAGGGAGGGAAGTGCTCATGTGTGGCAACAACAACTGCTGCAGGTCAGTGCTGCGTACACGCTTGGCTCTTGGTTTGGGTTTGGGATTTCTCCTGTGAAAAAACGAATTTACCCATAAATGTCAAAAACAGATTTTTGGTTTTCTACTTCAGGTTACCGAGTCATTCAGCTCACGTGGAACAGATTTACTTATCTAAATACAGAGTACACAGTGGATTTATGCAAACACAGCAAAGATCAAATGTGGCAATAAACTTAAGGCGGAAACATTAAAAATGACCAACATGAATATATTCCTTGATATATCCATATCTGATTTTCTTCTCTGCATAAAAACGAATACTAATACTAACGTTGGCCCTAAAATCCAGTATCACAGGAATATATGAGTCAGAAAATTATTAATTTGCATCACAAAATACCTTGTGTGGTGTTAAAGCAGTTTCAGCcaataaaaaaagtttattttcagTATTTTTCTAGCAGGTAAGGTTATTACAGAGCATTTATTTAGGGTCTATTATAATACAAGTtatctctaggatctttccagagacccagtacatgacccccaagccattattaaagaaacaatggcaggtaaaaactcccctagcaggagaaaaaccttaagccaaacagtggcaggaaaaactccctgaaagagggaagaaacctggaccaggacctggatcataagggagggggggggctcctgctgaagaccagccgggcagagcaggaaaagggagaacagacagagaggatgaagaacagcaTGAGGAGAGGAACAGATATACTTGTCAAAGGTACCTAAGAAAATTCCTCGCTGTGGTTGGTGTAGTGGACTGAATTTATTGGATTACTGCGGCCTGAAGTGACAAGTGAGTGCTGACACTGTGGCATGGTAAGGGGGTTTAGTCTCTGGCTTGACCTCTTGGAGGTAAGAAACAGCAACATTTAAGGCACAGAAATAACCTGGACACAGGTGCAACAAGCAGGAGTTGGTTAAGGGGAACATCAAACTAACTTTCtggtcagaaaaaaaaacaggaaaaaaaagctcCAAACTGCAGGTTTCCAGCTTGAAAACAAACTGGACTAAAGCTCACAGACAACTGTTTTATTTACATCATTACCCCAACAGGTGAAAAATCCATGTCAATGAGTGAAGGGATGTTTACAGGAgacactggtgtgtgtgtgtgtgtttctgcaggtgcttCTGTGTGGAGTGTGTGGACCTGTTGGTGGGAGCCGGCTCAGCGGCGATCGCCATCAAAGAAGATCCCTGGAACTGCTACATGTGCGGACCCAAGAACACCTACGGATCACTGCGGCGACGAGACGACTGGCCCTGCAGACTACAGCACTTCTTTGCCAATAACCACGAGCAAGAATTTGTAAATCCTGAACTCTAATACAATAACACCTCAACTGTTGAAGATGATCAGAGTTAAAATGACCTTAAGTTACCTTAAGTTCATTTAGAGTTCATTATAGAGCTTTAACAGCTTTAGGTGTAGCTGtttaagttaaaataaaataagatagataAAGATTGAACATTTGTTTTTATAACTACTTCCTAAAAATATTGCTCTTTAATAAAGAGCTTTGGAGGCGGGTGAGGAATTGTAATTAGGAGTTTCACAGCTGATAAATCAGCAGCACCttaaccttttctttttcatacatCAGAGGTGAGGTTTTCAAATGATTTTTCTAGTCCTagctttatttttccatttggaAAGTTTGTAGCCGGCTGGCCAAAATCTCGCCACCATTtttccagtttgtgtttctcttATTTCACGGCCGTTTAGTGTATCTGCCGTGGATAATTTTTTACAGGCGCTCGTCCTATTTGGCTTTCTGGAGTTTCAGTAATCTAACCTTCTCAACCAGGTCAAGATGGTTTTCTGCTGGAGCCTGACAGCAGAAACCTCCCCTGACAGGAGGTCCAGTGACTTTTTAATGTCGTCCAAATCCTCCATCGCTGGGTCTTTTGAGGTCCCATCCCAAACGCGTtgtaaagttgtctttctgTAATAAAAAACGAACTGACGCATAAACGGCACCAGAGTGACAGATGCCTTTACTTAACTTCAGAACTGCGCTCCACGCAACGGTCGGCACAAACGTCAATGTCAACCAGAACTTCTGTTGTTATCAGTCTTGATTTAATGGAATAAGGAGTGaaattttacttcttttcactTAGAAAAAACACATGCAACTGTTAATGGTTTGCATGATGATGAGCGTCAACACCTGCATATTTTATTACTTAGTCAACTTATGActatatttaatttaaataaatacaattattgaTTTGAACCAAACTGGACTGAAACACTGTTAATACTTCGAGAGTTAGATTTATCTCATAACAACATTCATAGAAAAATTCATATCAAGTTTACGTGGTGATAGATGGACGTAATTTTTTAAAATACTGATATCGTTTCAAGAAGAGAGTAAGAATTAATATCTGCAGACGGGTCACGTTGGTTTAAGAGATACagtgcaaaaacagcccctctagaaTTAAGCCTAATATTCCTTACATTTAGTTgaaattgtcttattttaggCAACAAAATCTTTGCCTATGGAGCAAGAAAAATTTTCTTGGCTAGAATTCTTAAAATGAGCAAATTAATCTGAAACAGTCTTCTAGTCTTCTTGgaacaaggctttttttttactttctaggaaatgagtttttgcagtgtagtcagCTCTTAATTAGCCACGAGGTTAATACACATCAAAAAAAGGCATATTAACTTATTCTAGAAACTTTTTCCCTGAAAGAATAGATCATCTTCATAAATAAACTGTGTTTATTGTACTAATCTGCTATTTTTTCACAGTAAAGtttaatattttctttcttttgtcacTCAGGAGCCAGCTAAGTTGTACTCTCCAGTT
Protein-coding sequences here:
- the LOC133464704 gene encoding DNA (cytosine-5)-methyltransferase 3A-like isoform X4, with translation MTANPDSRVSAECELATSDPCAKAPPTLPEESQPSPSPRKKRGRRKLEQNEKNKDESDDRNCDSPREVETGRLRRRPVRRVTFQAGDPYYISRRQREEWLSRWKMEAERRAYREAEISIMDDLSEADFHKEEEPASPAPPPSQQHTDPASPTVAVTPEPVARGDQATHSEIEYQDGRSFGIGTLVFGKLRGFSWWPGEIVSWWMSGRSRAADGTRWVKWFGDGKFSVVCVEKLMPLTSFSSAYHQPTYNKQFMYRKAIYEALKAAGKRAGTTAPPCNASEDPEAMERDTTPMIEWAMTGFLPNGPQSLDPTEGEKNPYKEVYREMWTEPEAAYTPPPAKKPRKNTAEKGKIREVIDEGTRERLIQEVKKKTKNIEDICISCGSLNVSLEHPLFLGAMCQGCKNSFLECAYQYDDDGYQSYCTICCGGREVLMCGNNNCCRCFCVECVDLLVGAGSAAIAIKEDPWNCYMCGPKNTYGSLRRRDDWPCRLQHFFANNHEQEFEPAKLYSPVSAEKRQPIRVLSLFDGIATGLLVLKDLGLQVDKYVASEVCEDSITVGMVRHQGRIMYVGDVRNVTRKHIDEWGPFDLVIGGSPCNDLSIVNPARKGLYEGTGRLFFEFYRLLHEARPKPGDERPFFWLFENVVAMGVSDKRDISRFLECNPVMIDAKEVSAAHRARYFWGNLPGMSRPLTPMTNDRLDLQDCLEHGRTAKFEKLRTITTRSNSVKQGKDEHFPVYMDNKEDILWCTEMERVFGFPVHYTDVSNMSRLARQRLLGRSWSVPVIRHLFAPLKEYFACN
- the LOC133464704 gene encoding DNA (cytosine-5)-methyltransferase 3A-like isoform X5, giving the protein MPSNSPAAAEPPQTPENEISNDVSEDGADQDSPEEGTPASPHNKRRVGRPSRKRKQLLPAERRAYREAEISIMDDLSEADFHKEEEPASPAPPPSQQHTDPASPTVAVTPEPVARGDQATHSEIEYQDGRSFGIGTLVFGKLRGFSWWPGEIVSWWMSGRSRAADGTRWVKWFGDGKFSVVCVEKLMPLTSFSSAYHQPTYNKQFMYRKAIYEALKAAGKRAGTTAPPCNASEDPEAMERDTTPMIEWAMTGFLPNGPQSLDPTEGEKNPYKEVYREMWTEPEAAYTPPPAKKPRKNTAEKGKIREVIDEGTRERLIQEVKKKTKNIEDICISCGSLNVSLEHPLFLGAMCQGCKNSFLECAYQYDDDGYQSYCTICCGGREVLMCGNNNCCRCFCVECVDLLVGAGSAAIAIKEDPWNCYMCGPKNTYGSLRRRDDWPCRLQHFFANNHEQEFEPAKLYSPVSAEKRQPIRVLSLFDGIATGLLVLKDLGLQVDKYVASEVCEDSITVGMVRHQGRIMYVGDVRNVTRKHIDEWGPFDLVIGGSPCNDLSIVNPARKGLYEGTGRLFFEFYRLLHEARPKPGDERPFFWLFENVVAMGVSDKRDISRFLECNPVMIDAKEVSAAHRARYFWGNLPGMSRPLTPMTNDRLDLQDCLEHGRTAKFEKLRTITTRSNSVKQGKDEHFPVYMDNKEDILWCTEMERVFGFPVHYTDVSNMSRLARQRLLGRSWSVPVIRHLFAPLKEYFACN